The following are encoded in a window of Phaseolus vulgaris cultivar G19833 chromosome 3, P. vulgaris v2.0, whole genome shotgun sequence genomic DNA:
- the LOC137808059 gene encoding putative lipid-binding protein AIR1 — translation MASKGALLLCLNILFFTVVSSTYVPCNPPPKTPKHPPVPKPPSTKSGSCPENTLKFGVCADVLGLIGVELGKPPKTPCCNLIQGLADLEAAVCLCTALRANVLGINLNVPIKLNLLLNYCGKKTPKDFVCY, via the coding sequence ATGGCTTCCAAGGGTGCTCTTCTCTTGTGTCTCAACATCCTGTTTTTCACTGTGGTTAGCTCCACATATGTGCCATGCAATCCACCCCCAAAAACTCCCAAACACCCACCTGTCCCAAAGCCACCTTCCACAAAGTCTGGCAGTTGCCCTGAGAACACCCTTAAGTTTGGTGTGTGTGCTGATGTGTTAGGTTTGATCGGCGTTGAGCTTGGGAAGCCACCAAAGACCCCATGCTGCAACCTCATCCAGGGTCTGGCTGATCTTGAAGCCGCCGTCTGCCTTTGCACTGCTCTCAGAGCTAATGTGTTAGGCATCAACCTCAATGTCCCCATCAAGTTGAACTTGCTCCTCAACTACTGTGGAAAGAAAACTCCTAAGGATTTCGTCTGCTATTAA